In Streptomyces sp. NBC_01707, a genomic segment contains:
- a CDS encoding PP2C family protein-serine/threonine phosphatase: MDYAAVFRAFAGPALLLTPDLLVVDANQAFLDSCGHVREDLVGSSVFDVPVQDPMVPGDRLRASVERVLATREPDTMELYRYDLPVPGRRPGRSEERYWSSFTAPVLGPDGEVLLIISQVKDVTAQVRARVALHNGETLSGEEATTAALLAWSRELQKRNENLRRAHEQESEIAVSLQRAMLPDTARERTNVAVRYRPATSALHVCGDWYDFLELGPGWLAVAVGDVVGHGLTAAGIMGQLRSALSTAMHATGQPARALKALAHYAVTIEGALATTAVQTVIDETTHTITYSRAGHPPPLLLDADMQAVQVLDQAADPPLGALEPEVARTQSTLSYRPGSTLVLYTDGLIERRDQDIDTGLARLIQNLTRHGHLGPEPLADALLTDIPRHKDGPDDDIALVVVQL, from the coding sequence GTGGACTATGCGGCGGTCTTCCGCGCGTTCGCGGGCCCAGCGCTGCTCCTGACGCCGGATCTGCTCGTGGTGGACGCCAACCAGGCTTTCCTGGATTCGTGCGGCCACGTTCGCGAGGATCTGGTGGGCTCTTCGGTGTTCGACGTGCCTGTGCAGGACCCTATGGTTCCGGGCGACCGGCTACGCGCGTCCGTGGAACGAGTGCTCGCGACACGGGAGCCGGACACCATGGAGCTGTACCGGTACGACCTTCCGGTGCCCGGCCGCCGGCCAGGGCGTTCCGAGGAGCGTTATTGGAGCTCCTTCACCGCGCCGGTTCTGGGCCCAGACGGGGAGGTCCTTCTGATCATTTCGCAGGTGAAGGATGTCACCGCGCAGGTCCGTGCCCGTGTTGCTCTGCACAACGGCGAGACGCTGAGCGGTGAAGAGGCCACGACCGCCGCGCTGCTGGCCTGGTCCCGGGAACTTCAAAAACGCAACGAAAACCTGCGGCGCGCTCATGAGCAGGAGAGCGAGATCGCGGTGAGTTTGCAGCGGGCCATGCTGCCCGACACCGCACGCGAACGCACCAATGTTGCGGTGCGCTACCGGCCCGCCACCAGCGCGCTGCACGTCTGCGGGGACTGGTACGACTTCCTCGAGCTCGGCCCCGGCTGGCTCGCGGTCGCCGTCGGGGACGTAGTCGGCCACGGCCTGACCGCCGCCGGCATCATGGGCCAGCTCCGCAGCGCGCTGAGCACCGCCATGCACGCCACAGGCCAGCCCGCCCGCGCCCTGAAAGCACTCGCCCACTACGCCGTCACCATCGAAGGCGCCTTGGCGACCACCGCCGTCCAGACCGTCATCGACGAAACCACCCACACCATCACCTACAGCCGCGCCGGCCACCCTCCACCCCTCCTGCTCGACGCCGACATGCAGGCCGTCCAAGTCCTTGACCAGGCAGCCGATCCACCCTTGGGAGCATTGGAGCCGGAAGTGGCCAGGACCCAGAGCACACTGTCCTACCGGCCCGGCTCCACCCTCGTTCTCTACACCGACGGACTCATCGAACGCCGCGACCAGGACATCGACACCGGACTGGCCCGCCTCATCCAGAACCTCACCCGCCACGGCCATCTCGGCCCCGAACCCCTGGCCGACGCCCTCCTCACCGACATCCCACGCCACAAGGACGGCCCGGACGACGACATCGCCCTCGTCGTCGTTCAACTCTGA
- a CDS encoding ArsR/SmtB family transcription factor — MVSEEQKRVLDPEQDAAALKALTHPLRIRLLGMLRQDGPATASELGVKTGESSASTSYHLRVLAKYAFVSEAEHRDGRERRWQAVHSLTSWSNKAMQATPGSRAHVSLSRRAQIEHLEASLARHEADIADGRLGQEWVEPSGIGDLMPRLTPESLTELCEVLDRKLEELTTRDAGDPRAVQVMFLTAGLPLAPRDANAEADTSAPAGTDAEDAS; from the coding sequence ATGGTCAGCGAAGAGCAGAAACGCGTACTCGATCCCGAACAGGACGCAGCAGCCCTGAAGGCACTCACGCACCCGCTTCGTATCCGGCTGCTCGGGATGCTGCGGCAGGACGGCCCGGCCACCGCAAGTGAACTCGGGGTCAAGACCGGGGAGTCATCCGCTTCCACCAGCTATCACCTGCGGGTGCTGGCGAAGTACGCGTTCGTCTCCGAGGCCGAGCACCGTGACGGGCGGGAGCGCCGCTGGCAGGCGGTGCATTCCCTGACCTCCTGGAGCAACAAGGCAATGCAAGCCACGCCGGGCAGCCGAGCCCATGTCAGCTTGTCCCGCAGGGCTCAGATCGAGCACCTGGAGGCTTCTCTTGCCCGGCACGAGGCCGACATCGCCGACGGGCGGCTGGGCCAGGAGTGGGTGGAGCCGTCCGGGATCGGCGACCTGATGCCCCGCCTGACCCCCGAGTCGCTCACCGAGCTCTGCGAGGTGCTCGACCGGAAGCTGGAGGAACTGACCACCCGCGATGCGGGGGATCCGCGCGCAGTGCAGGTCATGTTCCTCACCGCCGGGCTGCCCCTGGCTCCGCGCGACGCCAACGCTGAGGCGGACACCTCTGCCCCGGCGGGGACAGATGCCGAGGACGCGTCATGA
- a CDS encoding MFS transporter, with the protein MTGSLDIRTACRRYVTVCVLFWLPLGLTIAPLILLFTERGMAMVAIAGFFAAHSLTAAALELPTGGLSDVLGRRVVLAAAGLLNLAALTLQGLGTAPWLLGLGMALMGAGRALSSGPAEAWYVDTVHAHSGPDADLRTGLARGGSATSAALATGTLFGGALPWLLGLGPDLGARMSKATSELVLPLSVPLLLGAAVEIAFVLYVLTALPEPPRPRTSLREVLRGIPATVMGGLRFGGRDALVRRVLLTAAAAGSALAAIELLTPGRAATLTGASESGAVLFAALACAGFVCSGIGSHLAPLAARLAGSGERAVMVSLGTSASGLLLLGATAAFTALGSIVLAAIGYGLVYLGLGIAGPSENDLLHRHVASSGRATALSVQSLAQQLMGALTGLIIGALPPGPLPWLLGGAVLLAGALLWIHRSGPTSPTPALTSQPHTVSSFPSTAELP; encoded by the coding sequence ATGACCGGGTCGCTGGACATACGTACCGCATGCCGCCGCTACGTCACGGTCTGCGTTCTGTTCTGGCTGCCGCTGGGGCTGACTATCGCTCCGCTGATCCTGCTGTTCACCGAGCGCGGCATGGCCATGGTGGCCATCGCGGGCTTCTTCGCCGCGCACTCCCTCACCGCTGCCGCGCTGGAACTGCCCACCGGAGGGCTGTCAGACGTCTTGGGACGCCGTGTTGTGCTGGCTGCAGCCGGCCTTCTGAACCTGGCCGCCTTAACCCTCCAAGGCCTGGGCACTGCTCCCTGGCTGCTCGGACTCGGCATGGCCCTGATGGGCGCGGGCCGTGCCCTGTCCAGCGGACCGGCCGAAGCCTGGTATGTCGACACCGTCCACGCGCACTCCGGACCCGACGCAGACCTGCGCACCGGACTGGCCCGCGGCGGCTCCGCGACATCCGCCGCGCTCGCCACGGGCACCCTGTTCGGCGGTGCCCTTCCCTGGCTGCTCGGACTCGGCCCCGACCTCGGCGCCCGAATGAGCAAGGCAACTTCCGAACTGGTGCTGCCCCTTTCCGTCCCGCTGCTACTGGGCGCGGCGGTTGAGATCGCCTTCGTCCTGTACGTCTTGACTGCTCTGCCCGAGCCGCCCCGGCCAAGGACCAGCCTGCGCGAGGTACTCCGAGGAATCCCGGCCACCGTCATGGGCGGACTGCGGTTTGGGGGCCGCGACGCGCTGGTCCGCCGGGTACTCCTCACCGCAGCGGCCGCCGGCAGCGCCCTGGCCGCGATCGAACTGCTCACGCCAGGCCGTGCCGCGACCCTCACCGGCGCATCGGAGTCGGGGGCGGTGCTCTTCGCCGCACTGGCCTGCGCTGGATTCGTCTGCTCCGGGATCGGTAGCCACCTCGCACCGCTGGCCGCCCGGCTTGCGGGCAGTGGCGAGCGAGCAGTCATGGTGAGCCTCGGCACCAGCGCGAGCGGCCTGCTTCTGCTCGGGGCCACAGCAGCCTTCACGGCATTGGGCTCCATAGTCCTCGCGGCCATCGGCTACGGCCTGGTCTACCTCGGGCTCGGCATAGCCGGACCGAGCGAGAACGACCTCCTGCACCGCCACGTCGCCAGTTCGGGTCGCGCCACCGCGCTGTCCGTCCAGTCTCTCGCCCAGCAACTGATGGGAGCTCTCACCGGCTTGATCATTGGGGCCCTTCCCCCAGGCCCGCTGCCCTGGCTGCTGGGCGGCGCAGTGCTGCTGGCAGGAGCCCTCCTGTGGATTCACCGCAGCGGGCCCACATCCCCGACCCCGGCGCTAACATCTCAGCCGCATACCGTGTCGTCTTTCCCGAGCACGGCCGAACTACCCTGA
- a CDS encoding IS630 family transposase: MTSTAGASVPRRGPKLEPLLLSVEERAELERLTRRATSAQALALRARIVLACAGPEVPPIVAVARDLRVAADTVRKWQRRFLAERLEGLVDEPRPGRPPTISVDQVEAVVVTTLEQLPKNATHWSRTSMAEHSGLSKSTVGRIWRQFQLKPHLADTFKLSTDPLFVEKVYDVVGLYFNPPEGAVVLSVDEKSQIQALDRSQPVLPMMPGMPERRTHDYVRNGLTTLFAAFDVATGEVITALHRRHRAVEFKKFLIRIDKDVPAHLQVHLIVDNYGTHKTPAIRAWLAKHPRFELHFTPTGSSWINQVERWFGYLAHQMIRRGAHKNIQALEADIRAWVKDWNEDPKPFIWTKTAEEILDSLARFCRRISGAGH, from the coding sequence GTGACTTCTACTGCTGGTGCGTCAGTTCCTCGTCGGGGCCCGAAGCTGGAACCGTTGCTGCTGTCCGTGGAGGAGCGCGCGGAGTTGGAGCGGTTGACGCGTCGGGCGACGTCGGCCCAAGCACTGGCCTTGCGGGCGCGGATTGTGCTGGCGTGTGCGGGACCGGAGGTGCCGCCGATTGTCGCGGTCGCCCGGGATCTGCGGGTGGCCGCGGACACGGTCCGCAAGTGGCAACGGCGGTTCCTCGCCGAGCGGCTGGAGGGGCTGGTGGACGAGCCCCGGCCGGGCCGGCCGCCCACCATCAGCGTCGATCAGGTGGAAGCGGTGGTGGTCACCACGCTGGAACAGCTGCCGAAGAACGCCACCCACTGGTCGCGGACGTCGATGGCTGAGCACAGTGGTCTGTCGAAGTCGACGGTGGGCAGGATCTGGCGGCAGTTCCAGCTCAAGCCGCATCTGGCGGACACCTTCAAGCTGTCGACGGACCCGTTGTTCGTGGAGAAGGTCTACGACGTCGTGGGCCTGTACTTCAACCCGCCCGAGGGTGCGGTGGTGCTGTCGGTGGATGAGAAGTCGCAGATCCAGGCTCTGGACCGGTCTCAGCCGGTGCTGCCGATGATGCCGGGTATGCCTGAGCGGCGTACCCACGACTATGTGCGCAACGGCCTGACCACACTGTTTGCCGCGTTCGATGTCGCCACGGGGGAAGTCATCACGGCCCTGCACCGCCGGCACCGGGCCGTGGAGTTCAAGAAGTTCCTGATCCGGATCGACAAGGATGTGCCCGCTCACCTGCAGGTCCACCTGATCGTGGACAATTACGGCACCCACAAGACTCCCGCGATCAGAGCCTGGCTGGCCAAACACCCGCGGTTCGAGCTGCACTTCACCCCGACCGGCTCCTCGTGGATCAACCAGGTCGAGCGGTGGTTCGGCTACCTGGCCCACCAGATGATCCGTCGTGGCGCACACAAGAACATCCAGGCCCTGGAAGCCGATATCCGAGCATGGGTCAAGGACTGGAACGAAGACCCCAAGCCGTTCATCTGGACCAAGACCGCCGAAGAGATCCTGGACTCCCTCGCCCGCTTCTGCCGACGGATCTCTGGCGCAGGACACTAG
- a CDS encoding SDR family NAD(P)-dependent oxidoreductase — MGKLDGKVAVITGGTTGMALAGAKLFVDEGAHVFITGRRQDALDEAVKQIGRNVTGVQGDAADLDDLDRLYDTVKREKGSIDVLWASAGGGEAAPLGEITEAQFDTWFGLNARGTLFTVQKALPLFNDGGSILMTGSNASLGAFPGWSVYAGSKAVQQAWARIWLNELKDRRIRVNVLTPGQVATAKQEELFDEATKRQFESLIPRGQMGRPDEIATAALFLASDDSSYVNGTELVADGGTTAI; from the coding sequence ATGGGAAAGCTCGACGGCAAGGTCGCGGTCATCACCGGCGGCACCACCGGCATGGCACTGGCAGGCGCGAAGCTGTTCGTCGACGAGGGAGCGCACGTCTTCATCACCGGCCGCCGCCAGGACGCCCTGGACGAGGCCGTGAAGCAGATCGGCCGCAACGTCACCGGCGTCCAGGGCGACGCCGCCGACCTGGACGACCTGGACCGCCTGTACGACACCGTCAAGCGTGAGAAGGGCAGCATCGACGTGCTGTGGGCCAGCGCAGGCGGGGGCGAGGCCGCCCCGCTCGGCGAGATCACCGAGGCCCAGTTCGACACCTGGTTCGGGCTCAACGCCCGCGGCACCCTGTTCACCGTCCAGAAGGCCCTTCCGCTCTTCAACGACGGCGGCTCCATCCTCATGACCGGCTCCAACGCCTCCCTCGGCGCCTTCCCCGGCTGGAGCGTCTACGCCGGCAGCAAGGCCGTCCAGCAGGCCTGGGCCCGCATCTGGCTCAACGAGCTCAAGGACCGCCGCATCCGCGTCAACGTCCTGACCCCCGGCCAGGTCGCCACCGCCAAGCAGGAAGAACTCTTCGACGAGGCCACCAAGCGCCAGTTCGAGTCCCTCATCCCCCGCGGCCAGATGGGCCGCCCCGACGAGATCGCCACCGCCGCCCTCTTCCTCGCCTCCGACGACTCCAGCTACGTCAACGGCACGGAACTCGTCGCCGACGGCGGCACCACCGCCATCTGA
- a CDS encoding metallophosphoesterase family protein, with protein sequence MSEESKQTRISRRNAIGLFGATVSGAAAGPLVLGAGTAEAVPAKSEVTGLTTGSATTPVQGLHLTFGADPRSQMVVSWVTDAAVKNPRVVYGTLSGGFGSTAHATTKTYVDGASGRAVWVHHALISKLKADTDYLYAAQHDGATPDAGTFHTAPSGRAPFTFTSFGDQGAPSVTWKTGANPADASGRDFEPNATPAAADIVTGVEKVGPLFHLLNGDLCYANTGPDRIRVWHDFLTNNSRSARFRPWMPCAGNHEIELGNGKLGLDAYQTYFELPSTETQPELDNLWYSFTVGSVKVISLQNDDIALQEGGDIYIKGYSGGRQLAWLEKELKSARASKDIDWIVVCMHQVMISSATAANGPDVALRAAYGPLFDKYGVDLVVCGHEHDYERSLAVRGVVPGSVTLTPNPSQTALDVIESAHGTTHMVLGGGGVSGITNNSFTTDDADGHGHHSAYVQMEHVGKYNSVKEKETAVWIGVRDAEHPYGFAEFAVDPGRHPGDMTRIHVTYYNIITPTGELSVFEKFTLQRRRSDGGNGHH encoded by the coding sequence ATGTCCGAAGAATCCAAGCAAACTCGAATCTCTCGTCGCAACGCGATCGGCCTGTTCGGCGCGACAGTGTCCGGCGCCGCCGCCGGGCCACTGGTCCTCGGCGCCGGAACCGCCGAGGCGGTTCCGGCGAAGTCGGAGGTCACCGGTCTCACCACCGGCTCGGCCACCACCCCCGTCCAGGGCCTGCACCTGACCTTCGGCGCCGACCCACGCAGCCAGATGGTCGTCTCGTGGGTCACCGACGCGGCCGTCAAGAACCCGCGGGTCGTCTACGGCACGCTGAGTGGCGGCTTCGGCTCCACAGCGCACGCGACGACGAAGACCTACGTGGACGGCGCCTCCGGGCGGGCCGTCTGGGTCCATCACGCGCTGATCAGCAAGCTCAAGGCCGACACCGACTACCTGTACGCTGCCCAGCACGACGGCGCCACCCCCGACGCCGGCACCTTCCACACGGCGCCGTCCGGCAGAGCTCCGTTCACCTTCACCAGCTTCGGCGACCAGGGCGCGCCCAGTGTGACGTGGAAGACCGGAGCGAACCCGGCCGACGCCTCGGGCCGGGACTTCGAGCCCAACGCCACGCCCGCCGCTGCCGACATCGTCACCGGCGTCGAGAAGGTCGGCCCGCTGTTCCACCTCCTCAACGGTGACCTCTGCTACGCCAACACCGGGCCCGACCGCATTCGCGTCTGGCACGACTTCCTCACCAACAACAGCCGCTCGGCGCGATTCCGTCCGTGGATGCCGTGCGCGGGCAACCATGAGATCGAGCTGGGCAACGGCAAGCTCGGTCTCGACGCGTACCAGACCTACTTCGAGCTGCCCTCGACCGAGACGCAGCCCGAGCTCGACAACCTCTGGTACTCCTTCACGGTCGGCTCGGTGAAGGTGATCTCCCTGCAGAACGACGACATCGCCCTGCAGGAGGGCGGCGACATCTACATCAAGGGCTACTCCGGCGGCCGGCAGCTCGCCTGGCTGGAGAAGGAGCTCAAGTCGGCACGGGCTTCGAAGGACATCGACTGGATCGTCGTCTGTATGCACCAGGTGATGATCAGCTCGGCGACCGCCGCGAACGGCCCTGATGTCGCGCTGCGCGCGGCGTACGGCCCGCTGTTCGACAAGTACGGCGTCGACCTGGTCGTCTGTGGCCACGAGCACGACTACGAGCGCTCGTTGGCGGTGCGTGGCGTCGTCCCCGGCAGCGTCACCCTCACACCCAACCCGAGTCAGACCGCACTCGATGTGATCGAGAGCGCGCACGGCACGACGCACATGGTCCTCGGCGGGGGCGGCGTGTCCGGCATCACCAACAACAGCTTCACCACCGACGACGCCGACGGTCACGGGCATCACTCGGCATACGTCCAGATGGAGCACGTCGGCAAGTACAACTCGGTCAAGGAGAAGGAGACGGCGGTCTGGATCGGCGTCCGTGACGCGGAGCATCCGTACGGCTTCGCCGAGTTCGCCGTCGACCCGGGGCGTCACCCCGGTGACATGACCCGCATCCACGTCACCTACTACAACATCATCACGCCCACAGGTGAGCTGTCGGTCTTCGAGAAGTTCACGCTCCAACGCCGTCGTAGTGACGGCGGCAACGGCCACCACTGA
- a CDS encoding DUF6193 family natural product biosynthesis protein produces the protein MPIPPDPADLYPDVASHASLRAALHAVSEGCLATASMRSSESEPLTRVSVDCPLPHRNPLLISAWVHERRWSIRGTDSFQGLELVGGRAEQLKVVAAAALAWHNGEPLDALQQVAPFVHLSGRFEVPNLDPARLTASEWQHLRTEASELDYPWGPAYQALIEAAHAEPTLRRLYPFTSHWALRFSTTTRPDLTVVGPMLSARSIDHYTVSKSMMGNDGAQFSTPEDAVAAAVSELPFGLASVTLGNT, from the coding sequence GTGCCTATACCTCCCGATCCCGCAGACCTGTATCCCGACGTTGCGTCTCATGCCAGCCTCCGCGCGGCGCTGCACGCCGTGTCAGAAGGCTGTCTGGCAACCGCCTCGATGCGGAGCTCGGAGTCCGAGCCGCTGACGCGCGTCTCGGTCGATTGCCCCCTGCCGCATCGCAACCCGCTGTTGATCAGTGCCTGGGTGCATGAGCGGAGGTGGTCGATCCGAGGGACCGACTCGTTCCAGGGCTTGGAGCTCGTCGGCGGCCGGGCGGAGCAATTAAAGGTGGTCGCCGCGGCCGCCCTGGCATGGCACAACGGGGAACCGCTCGACGCCCTGCAACAAGTCGCTCCGTTTGTGCACCTCAGCGGCCGCTTCGAAGTGCCCAACCTCGACCCAGCTCGCCTGACGGCAAGCGAATGGCAACACCTGCGGACTGAGGCAAGCGAGCTGGACTACCCGTGGGGACCCGCCTATCAAGCCTTGATCGAAGCGGCCCACGCCGAGCCGACGCTGCGTCGGCTCTATCCCTTCACCAGCCATTGGGCCTTGCGCTTCTCCACCACCACCCGCCCGGACCTGACTGTCGTGGGACCGATGTTGTCTGCCCGCAGCATCGACCACTACACAGTCTCCAAGAGCATGATGGGCAACGACGGGGCGCAGTTCAGCACACCAGAAGATGCGGTGGCAGCGGCCGTGAGCGAACTGCCGTTCGGCCTCGCGTCGGTCACTCTCGGCAACACCTAA
- a CDS encoding NADPH-dependent F420 reductase: MSNISIIGTGNMARTIGARAIAGGNTVEVMGRDQSKAADLAKALGDGTTTGEWGTAPAGDIVIVALLHNGVVPAVAQYGDALAGKVIVDISNPFNSTFDGLAHREETSIAQEVAKAAPASASVVKAFNTIFRHVLEKGRPDVFIAGDNAQAKASVEAFIETLGLRPLDVGGLRMAHWLEGAGVVTVGLANHGVGNLDFALSITELAV; the protein is encoded by the coding sequence ATGAGCAACATCAGCATCATCGGCACCGGAAACATGGCCCGCACCATCGGCGCGCGGGCAATAGCGGGCGGCAACACCGTCGAGGTCATGGGCCGCGATCAGTCCAAGGCCGCTGACCTGGCCAAGGCACTCGGCGACGGCACCACGACGGGAGAATGGGGCACCGCCCCGGCCGGGGACATCGTCATCGTGGCCCTGTTGCACAACGGTGTCGTGCCGGCCGTCGCCCAGTACGGAGACGCTCTCGCGGGCAAGGTCATCGTCGACATCAGCAACCCCTTCAATTCCACGTTCGACGGGCTGGCCCACCGCGAGGAGACCTCGATCGCGCAGGAAGTCGCCAAGGCGGCCCCGGCCAGCGCCAGCGTGGTGAAGGCGTTCAACACCATCTTCCGCCATGTCCTGGAGAAGGGCCGGCCCGACGTCTTCATCGCTGGCGATAATGCGCAGGCCAAGGCAAGTGTGGAGGCGTTCATCGAGACCCTCGGGCTGCGCCCGCTGGACGTCGGCGGCCTGAGAATGGCGCACTGGCTGGAAGGAGCAGGCGTGGTCACCGTGGGCCTCGCCAACCATGGGGTGGGGAACCTGGACTTCGCCCTCAGCATCACCGAACTCGCCGTCTGA
- a CDS encoding helix-turn-helix domain-containing protein has product MTELEKGPTGRRRGRGARERILSASQQLFREQGINRTGMDQLCAAAQVSKRTAYQHFTGKDELVAEYLRRFDPSVLSGVFDRTDLTPRERLLAAFDIPPTTPLCPYIGAAVELHDPQHPASQYARDYKKAVAARLADTAREAGAADPEQLGEQLALLIDGAAARTRVLNADAFPTAAAIAAVLIDNAIPATAGDDRRREEVSS; this is encoded by the coding sequence ATGACGGAGTTGGAGAAGGGCCCCACGGGCCGCCGCCGCGGCCGGGGAGCCCGCGAGCGCATCCTCAGCGCATCCCAGCAACTGTTCCGCGAGCAGGGCATCAACCGCACCGGCATGGACCAGCTCTGCGCAGCGGCTCAGGTGTCCAAGCGCACGGCCTACCAGCACTTCACCGGCAAGGACGAACTCGTCGCCGAGTACCTGCGCCGGTTCGACCCCTCCGTTCTGTCCGGCGTGTTCGACCGCACCGACCTCACGCCCCGCGAACGGCTCCTCGCCGCCTTCGACATCCCCCCCACCACCCCCCTGTGCCCCTACATCGGTGCCGCTGTCGAACTCCACGACCCCCAGCACCCCGCGTCCCAGTACGCGCGTGACTACAAGAAGGCCGTCGCCGCGCGGCTTGCCGACACCGCGCGCGAAGCCGGTGCCGCCGACCCTGAACAGCTCGGCGAGCAGCTCGCGCTGCTCATCGACGGCGCCGCAGCCCGCACCCGGGTCCTCAACGCCGACGCCTTCCCCACCGCCGCCGCCATCGCCGCCGTCCTCATCGACAACGCCATCCCCGCCACAGCCGGTGATGACCGGCGGCGGGAGGAAGTGTCGAGTTGA
- a CDS encoding transposase family protein encodes MVLTLAACAVLAGATSLLAVGEWIADAPPHVLAHVGARLDPLPPKRSLPAETTVRDCWAGSTTTHWTLPSASGLPTPATLSKVGRAAWPSTGTAM; translated from the coding sequence GTGGTGCTGACCCTGGCGGCCTGCGCGGTGCTGGCCGGGGCGACGTCGCTCCTGGCGGTCGGCGAGTGGATCGCCGATGCTCCGCCCCACGTGCTGGCCCATGTCGGCGCGCGGCTCGACCCGCTGCCCCCCAAGCGGTCCCTGCCCGCGGAAACGACGGTTCGCGACTGCTGGGCCGGATCGACGACGACGCACTGGACCTTGCCGTCGGCCTCTGGCTTGCCGACCCCTGCAACCCTGTCGAAGGTCGGCCGCGCGGCCTGGCCGTCGACGGGAACTGCCATGTAA